TTGGCAGAGTCGGAGCTGCGTAGCTATGAAAACCTGCTGGATATTCTGGTCGGTGAGCTACCGGATGGGAATAACCGTATCCCAGCGGAGGATCAACTGAGCTTTGATGCGGCCATGCCGCCGCTGGGCGTGCCGGCGGATCTGCTGGTGCAACGTCCCGATCTGCGGGCCGCGCTGGCCGACTTGGTTGCCGCAGATGCCTCGATCGCGGTGGCGGTGGCGGAGCGCCTGCCGCAACTGACCTTGAGTGGCTCGGCCGCGGTGGGAGCCACCAGTAGCTACGAGGGCGCGCTCAGCTCGCTGGCCGCCAATTTCACGGGGCCGCTGCTGGACTGGGGACGACGGAAGGCGGAGGTCGAGCGCCGGAAATCCATTTATCAAGAGCAGTTGCTCAGCTTTACCGAGATCTATCTGCGCGCGGTCGAGGAGGTCGAAACCACGCTCTATCAAGAGCAGAAACAGCGCGAATTCCTCAAGCGTTTGCGTCACCGACGCGATATTTTGCAGCGGGCACTGGAAGAGACGGAGGCCCGCTTTAAACAGGGCATCGACGATTACCTGCCAGTTTTAACTGCCCTGCAAAGCCTGCGGGAGATCGAGCGCGACTTGATCGACGAGCAATTTGAACTCCTACAGCTACGCATCCGACTGCACCTGGTCACGGGTGGACGTATGCCAACACTTTAACCGACGATACACGATGAACCTTCTCAAATTTATGCGACCCCAACTCTACCTGCTGGCCGCTGCGCTGCTGGCGACTGCCCAATCTTCGACTGCGCAGACCGCGGTCAAAGTCTTTGCCACCCGGGCAGCGGAAAAAGCAATCTTCGATGAAGTCGAGGCGCTCGGCACGCTGCGCGCGAACGAAAGCATCAATCTCACCTCCACCGTCACGGAGTATGTCACGGCGATCAACTTCGACGACAACCAGCGCGTGAAAAAGGGGCGTGTGCTCCTGGAAATGGATGCGGCGGAAGAAGAGGCTGAACTGGCGGAAGTCATGTCCTTGTTGGAAGAATCGCAGCGTCAGGTGGAGCGTCTGAAGCCCTTGGTCGAGCGAGGGGCTGCCAGCGAATCCGCGATCGATGAAAAGCGTCGCGAAGTCGAAGCGGCCAGGGCCCGCGCACAGGCCATACAGTCGCGTATCAACCAGCGCCGAATTGTTGCGCCCTTTGATGGCGTGGTGGGCCTGCGTAATCTCTCGGTCGGTGCCCTCATGCAACCCGGCACCCTGATCACGACCTTGGATGACGACTCCGTGATGAAGCTCGATTTCTCCGTGCCTTCGGTCTTCTTATCGACTCTGAAACCGGGACTACAAATTCAGGCCCGGGCGCGCGCTTATCCGGAGCGACTTTTTGAAGGAACGGTGGCTAGCGTGGACAGTCGGATCGATCCAGTGACGCGGGCTGTGTTGGCACGTGCTTTGATTGAGAACAGCAACCAGACGCTTAAGCCCGGCATGCTCATGCGGGTGACCTTGCGCAAAGATCCGCGTGTTGCGATCGTCTTGCCTGAAGGTGCCTTGGTGTCGCAAGCTGAGAAGGTCTATGTGTATCGCGTGATCGAGTCAGACGGCGCGCAGAAGGTCGAGCGTCGTGCGGTTGAAATCGGTGCCCGCCGCAAAGGAGAAGCTGAAATTTTGTCCGGTATCGAGATCGGCGATTGGATCGTGACCGATGGCACCATGAAATTACGCCCGGGGGCGATGGTCGAAGTCATTGCCGAAGAAAGCGGGAGTGAAACACTGAGCGAGAAGCTTGGGCAAGCCAAACCGAAGCTCTAAACGATTATGTTAATTTCCGATATTTCTGTTAAACGTCCGGTCTTTGCTTCGGTCATTTCGCTGATTCTGATCGCCTTCGGGCTGGTCTCTTTTCAGCGACTTTCCTTACGCGAGTATCCCGATATCGATCCGCCGGTGGTCACGGTCGAGGTTTCGTATCCGGGCGCGCCGGCCAATATTGTGGAGACACGGATCACCAAGCTGCTGGAGGAGCGCATCGCCGGTATCGAGGGCATCGAGTATGTCGAGTCGAGCTCGCAGGACGGTGAAGCCAGCGTGACGATTGAATTTGCCATCGACCGCGACATCGACGGCGCGGCCAACGATGTGCGCGACCGCATCTCGGGCATTCAGGATAATTTGCCGGAAGAGGCCGAGCCGCCGGAAGTGCAAAAGGTGGATAGTAACGACGACGTGATCATTTGGCGCAATCTCGCCAGCGACCGTCACAGCATCGAGGAGTTGACCGACTACGCCGAGCGCTATCTGGTCGACCGTTACTCAACGCTCGATGGCGTGGCCCGCATCCGTATCGGCGGCGGCCTGCGCTACGCCATGCGGGTGTGGCTCGACCGTCAGGAGCTGGCGGCGCGTGGGCTCAGTGTGTCCGATGTTGAAGATGCGCTGCGCGCTGAAAATGTGGAGTTGCCCGCAGGCTCGCTGGAGTCCGATGTGCGCTTGTTCAAAGCGCGGGTGGATCGTAAATTCAAGGAGCCCGAAGACTTTGGCAAACTCGTGCTGGCTGAAGGCGATGACGGCTATTTGATTCGCCTCGCGGATGTCGCCCGTGTCGAACTCGGCGTGGAGGAAAACCGTATCATGTTTCGCGGCAATGAAGTGCCCATGGTCGGTATCGGCACGATTAAGCAGTCCACAGCCAATACCATTGATGTGGCCCGTCAGGTCAAGGCGCTCACGGCGGAAATCAACAAGAGCCTGCCCGAGGGCATGAGCATCGAGGAAAGTTACGATGCCTCGGTCTTTATCGAAGAGGCGATTCATGAAGTGTATACCACGCTCTTCATTGCGATCGGCTGTGTGATCGTGGTGATCTATCTTTTCCTTGGTAGTGTGCGGGCCACACTGGTGCCCGCGGTGACGGTTCCGGTCTCGGTCATCGCGACCTTTATCGTAGTCTATAGCCTCGGGTTTTCGATTAACTTGCTGACCTTGTTGGCGCTGGTTCTGGCTATCGGACTGGTGGTGGACGATGCGATTGTGATGTTGGAAAACATCGTGCGTCGCATCCAAGAGCTCGGCGAGCCGCCCTTGCTGGCGGCTTATCGCGGGGCCCGTCAGGTCGGCTTCGCGGTGATTGCGACCACCTTGGTCTTGGTGGCGGTCTTTGTGCCGATTACCTTTCTGGAGGGCGACATCGGACGTTTGTTTACCGAGTTTGCGCTCACGATTGCTGCGGCGGTGTGTTTTTCCTCTCTGGTGGCGCTGACGCTTTCGCCCATGCTGGCCTCCAAGGTATTGAGCCGTCAGACGGAGCCGAATTTCCTCGTGCGTGGGATTGATGCCACGATCCGTTTTTTCCGCACCGGCTATCTGGGGGCTCTGCGATTTTGCCTGCGCGTGCCATTGTTAGTGGTGGCCGTCTTTGTTGGGCTGCTCGCCTTGATTGCATTGGTCTATAGCAAGGTGCCACAGGAATTTGCGCCGACAGAAGACCGCGGTGTGATCTTCCTCTTGGTCAATGGCCCCGAAGGCGCGACCTTTAACTATATGGAAGAGTATATGACAGAGATCGAGCAACGCATGTTGCCCTTTGTCGAAAGCGGGGAGATCCGCCGCATGTTGGTGCGTTCGCCTCGCTCTTTTGGTAATCTGGAAAACTTCAATTCCGGCATCGTTATTTTCATTCTTGAAGATTGGGCGAAGCGACGCAGCGCCTTTGACATGATCAATGACATCCGTGCCAAACTTGCCGATTTACCAGGCGTGCGAGCCTTTCCTGTCATCCGTCAAGGACTCGGCGGCGGCACTTCCAAGCCGGTGCAATTTGTGCTCGGCGGATCCACCTACGAAGAACTAGCTGCCTGGCGCGATATCATCATGGAGCAAGTCGAGGCCAACAACCCCGGTCTGGTGGGGCTGGACAGCGACTACAAAGAGACCCGTCCGCAGATCGACCTATCGGTTAACTACGACCGAGCCGCGACACTCGGGGTGACCATCGAGCAGATCGGCCGCACCCTCGAAACCATGATGGGTGGGCGCAACGTGACGACCTTCCTGCAGCGCGGCGAGGAATACGATGTGATCGTCGAAGGAGAGCGGGAGAGCCAGCGTTCTTTCGCCGATATCGAAAACATCTACGTGCGCAGTGAACGCACCGGCGAATTGATCCCTTTGTCGAATCTCGTATCCATTAATGAATACGGAGCCGCGGAGACACTCTCACGCTACAATCGCGTGCGCTCCATCACACTGGAGGCGAATCTGGAAGACGGCTACACACTCGGCGAGGCGCTGGGCTATCTGGAAGGCCTAGTTCGCGAGCACTTGCCCGAAGAGGCGATTGTCGACTACAAGGGGCAGAGTCGCGAATTCGTACAATCCGGCAGTTCGATTCTGTTTATCTTCGTCCTCGGGATCATCGTGGTTTTCCTCGTCATGGCTGCGCAATTTGAGAGCTACATTCACCCATTTGTCATTATGCTGACCGTGCCACTCGCGATTGGTGGCGGTCTCTTGGGCTTGTTCCTGACCGGGGGCACTTTAAATATCTATTCGCAGATCGGGCTCATTATGTTGATCGGTCTGGCCGCGAAGAACGGTATCCTAATTGTTGAATTTGCCAATCAGTTACGCGACGAAGGCCGCTCCTTCCGCGAGGCGCTGATTGAGGCTTGTGAAACACGCTTCCGTCCCATTGCCATGACCGGATTGACGACGATCGCCGGATCGGTCCCGCTGGTTTTGAGCAGCGGAGCCGGAGCCGAAACACGCTCCGTCATCGGTATCGTCACACTCTTCGGCGTGGTGGCCGCGACCTTGTTCACGCTCTTCATTGTGCCCGTCGCTTATGACTTGATCGCCCGCCGCACCAGCTCACCACAAGCCGTGGAGAAAGAACTCAATCAGCTCGCTGTCGATGAGAACGCGATGAATATTTAACCTTAATTCAGAAGTCAGAGGCCAGAAAATAGAAACCAGTCACTATGAATCGGTCAGTTTTGAAAATCACGACATGCGCCATTTTGGCGAGACAGGAAGTGCCAGAACTGATAGATATTCATCTCTGGCTTCTGACATTTGGCCTCCGACATCTGTCTTCTGACTACTTTTTCTATAAGGTTTAAGGTTCGTAAATTTGAGGTGACACGCGGGACAAGAGTCCCGACTCCTTGGGGGGATTACGGAGCTAATCGTCCGCGTTTAATGTTAGAATTCGATATAAACTTTTATTCGCCTGAGGATTATATATTAAGAAAATTAAACGGCTGTCGGGCTGTATCATCTTGCGTGTCGAATAGCGCAGTGTCCATTGCCCTGCCTGCTCGCTTTCGACGGCGATTTGAATGGGTAATTTAGAATCTCTCAGGTGATTGATGGCAACTGTTTCGCTAGCCATCGCCCGCATCTGCATCTGCGTCTCGCCGACTTGGATTGCGATGTCACTCGGAGTCAGATTGTAGATGATTGTGTTACCTGCTGATAATTTTTGCTGTGATGTATCGACTGCTAGAATCTGATATTTGACAGTGCTTTGTGATTCTGGAAATAAGATAAACAGTCCATCCGTCATCGAGGCCGGTGGATTGACCTCGGCAATAATCGAGGGTAATTGGTCACCGGTCGGGGCTGAGTCATACTCGATGAAGCGTATTGGAGGCGGTCCTGAGTATGTGATTGGTTTGGACAGCCTCGCTTTATCTGCAGGGATCAATATTGTCTGGTCACCTTGGAGTAGGCCGATTCGTTGGCCCACATATTTGGGGAGCAATTCGCCTTCTTTACTGACTGCCAAGCTCGCATTCTGGTCGAGCGTTGCGCCTCCGTGTGGCCAGATATAAATTTGGAAGTCGAGCTTGAGCTGAGGTGTGTCATCCGCTTTTTGAGCGTGAAGGTGGATTGATAACGATAGTAGTAGACCGAGGAGTAGAGAAAGTGTTTTGGACATGTTCAGGCTGGCTAGATTTCGTCGGCTGTTAGCCACCGGAACTCGATGATTCGATAATGGCGGCCGAAAGTTTGATTGATGGCAGATAGGGGCGGAAGACTTGCGAGGGCGGCTTGAGTATCATCCAGAGGTGTCCATGCTACATTTTCTTGAGCATTCACAAAGTCGGGAATGCGTTGCACGATAGCCTCGCACCATGCTTGGCCTTTTGCGAGGCCGGTGACTTGGTCGAGGGATTCACCATAAGCACGAATACGAAATGTATCTGATCGTGCGCTGAGTGTGGCACCTGTGCGAGCTAGGATGTCAGCTTGAGTCAAAGAACCAGGTGTGCCTTCTGTGGCCCAGCCCGCCTCGGCGGATGCTTGCATGCCAGTGACACCACTGCTTGTGGTCGGGAAGTCTTCTAGTTCTGAATTCAGTCCTGAGGCATTAATCGCCGCCTGCAGCGCGCCACTTAGTTTCTGTGCATCTGTTGCGCCATCGATTGATCGGTTTACAAAATTGGCCAGAGTGGTGAAGGGGCCGCGTTCTTTGACTTGTTGAACCATTGCATCGGCTAAGTCAGTAATTTGCTGCGGGGTGAGTATTCGGAAGCCGTCGAAGACTGCTGAGTTCGTGGAGCCTCCAGAGCCCGTATAGGCATTCCCGACTGGATTATTTAAGCGTAGCATTGGTGATGCGGGATTGCTTAGATCGGCGGTGTAAGTCGCCCCGTCGGTGGGGGTGACATCGACTCCATAAAAGGATGCAAATAAAGCCTTCCATGCTTCGACTGAAGTGGAGTTTACATTAAAGGCTCCGTTCATCATTAAGCCTGCCGAAGCCTGGTCTATGTCTTGCAGCGAAGGAGTCGCGGAAGTGGAGGCTGTGAGTCCTAGGTCCGCGGCAGAAACTATGCGGCTGTTTGCCAGTGGAAAGGATATGTTGCCAGTCGCGGGAACCGTTGAGAAAAAATAGCCGTCCCATAGCGATTCGTTTAGTAAATAGGAGTAATCGTAGAGCAAGCCTTGGAAGGTGAAGTAGCTGCTGTTTGTCGGACTCAAGTCGCCCCAGTTTACATACAAAGCGTCTAGGGGGATTTGTGGATTTGCTAGCGAGCTTCCAATGGCGTAGGCCGGCGTCAAATTATCGAAACGCGTATAACGATTTAAATATGCAGTCAGTTCTTCGTCGTTAGCTGGGCTAAAACTACTGTCTAAATAGCGGAATAATGGAGCGTGCATGAGCTGTCCAATTGAATGAATCCAGCTTAGGTCCTCAGGCACCTCATAAAGTATGGCTCGATCAACTGCGCCGATCGACAAGGATTCGGAAAGGCCAACTAAGGCAGCGGTTCCGTCTAGTGTTTCCACTTCGGCGTATGTGCCATCGGTTTCTATGGCAGTGCGAAAGGATGGATTATTATTGGGGTTTCTCCGGTAGTGCGCACTCGGCATTGAAAATTCGTAAGGAATGGTTCCCTGCATCCTAGCGCGCGGGTTGTAGTTCGCTAGCCACTTTCGCGTGCGGTCCATGGGCGATGTCGTGGATACCGTATCGACATAAGTGCGAATGGCTTTGAAGCCGAAATACTCCGCGACTTCAAGATCTGTGAAGGGGGTCGTTTCGCTGAATGGGCCCATTGTCAACGAGGCCGGAGTCGAGGGGATCGTGGTATTTAAATATAAGGCTTCTGAAAGTACATCGGTTTCGGCAAATTGCCCCATGCCCTGAGAGAGGCGAACGCTCAATATATTTGAAGTGAGAATACGAGGCGCATAATCGCGATAATAATCTCCGTTGGTCGTAGCAGGATATAGGCTACGATTGTTTGCATTTAAGTAGTAGCTACCGTTCAGATTTAGTCCCGGTTCTAAGCGGTTTTCAGATGCAGTGGGTGTGGTTGTGTAATTAAAGGGATGATGATATTTCCCATCATTGACGGGGGGGAATAAACCATCGCTTCGCCAGGGGCTAGGCTGACATTCGGTATGTGAAAAATTAGATGAGTCTGGCCGTTCTTTCGGAAATTGTAATCTCCGGAATTCCCGACACTGGCATCTTCGAATGAATTATTTCCATTCTGTAGCTCAATTTGGAAGATTCCAGAGGCTTGAGTTAAATAGGTGAAATTCGAATTATATTGATAGCTCTTTGCTATGCGCAGAGTGTAATCTTCGGTTTCTAGCGGGACGTTGTAAGGGTTCCAGAGTACGACGGCAGGGATGATGTGAACGAAGTATTTTCCAGTCATCCCTGTGGTGTCTGTTTCGTATGTGAGCCGAGAAAAAAACTGCGCACCTGTAATGACAGGAGAGAGTCCGATCTGTGTGTCCGAAGTGGGGCGGACTAAGAGCTCTCCAGAGCTGTTGGATGGGTAGTTGACCCAAGATCGGAGTTGTTCCCACAGGGGGCCTCCCGGGTCCACTGCACTACTGAACGAAAGCCCGCTGCTCGTCGGGTGCTGGCTGATCGGGGGGAATATACTAGAGCTAGGCTCGGTGGCGCTGCTGGCCAGCCCTGCGCTGAGATCCTTTTTGAGGCCTCCTTGGGCGATGTCTGATAGGATCCCGTAGCCGTAGGTCGTCAGGTCATGGAAGCGTAAGCTTGAGATCTTGTCTGTAGCTGATGGAATCAGAATATCTAAATGACTACGATCTGCGATGCGGCTCACTTGTGCCGGTGTATCGAGAGGGAAATTCTCAAGCTCAGTCATTGCATTGACTCCATTACGCTGAGCCGACACGAGCTTCAGTTTTTCTGGGTCCAATAGATCATTACGTTCTTGAATACTCAGATTGATTTTAGATTTGAGGCCCTCATCGCCGACCCAGTAGGCGTAATTTCCGGTTCTCTGAAGATCGCCGGAGATGCTTTGCTTGGGTGCATAGACGAATTTTTCTGAGGCAATCCCCGTCGTGGAAGAGGCGGTTTTCTCGGAGACTATAATGGCAACATCTGAAGCAGCCGGATCTAAAGCCGTGTTGTCGGCCAGTTGCTCGAGAGGATCGGCTCCAGTGTTTCCGCTGACTAGCCAAGTGGATAAGGTGCCATCGTTCTTCCATACGCCGGTCCAGAATGGATTCGCGACGTCATCGACTAATTCTGTATCACTCGTGCTGTCTAATAATTCAGCACGAGCAGTGACTACGGTGTCAACGCCTGTGTGTTTCTGTAGTTCACCCAGTGCGATCTGTAAGCCAAGAAATGCGTTTTGCTGTGCTTGTTGCTTTGAGATCGAAATCGCTGCAGTGGATACTTCAGTGCGTATTAATAACTGCATCGATAGCAGCAGCATTAAGACAAAGGCCATCATCAGCAGCGAGATCACTAATGCAAAACCATTGCTAGCTGT
The nucleotide sequence above comes from Coraliomargarita algicola. Encoded proteins:
- a CDS encoding efflux transporter outer membrane subunit, with product MTFGKKCQSLLTILSLFSCAGCAVHRVNESPEAPMQASHYQTVVQTGDGASASVWWQAFERPELDALIQQALAANPGLGQAMERVRQARFLAAQSAAGGKPKLSLDGAAGRDWEGRQPDDWTWSAGLGAAWELDLFRRIESQRLSDRYSAQARQADAELVALSLSIEVANAYFGSVAAANKLQLLQQQVELDQDLLELIQLRRDQGVGTVVDVLQQESQLADSQTLIPLAESELRSYENLLDILVGELPDGNNRIPAEDQLSFDAAMPPLGVPADLLVQRPDLRAALADLVAADASIAVAVAERLPQLTLSGSAAVGATSSYEGALSSLAANFTGPLLDWGRRKAEVERRKSIYQEQLLSFTEIYLRAVEEVETTLYQEQKQREFLKRLRHRRDILQRALEETEARFKQGIDDYLPVLTALQSLREIERDLIDEQFELLQLRIRLHLVTGGRMPTL
- a CDS encoding efflux RND transporter periplasmic adaptor subunit, with the protein product MNLLKFMRPQLYLLAAALLATAQSSTAQTAVKVFATRAAEKAIFDEVEALGTLRANESINLTSTVTEYVTAINFDDNQRVKKGRVLLEMDAAEEEAELAEVMSLLEESQRQVERLKPLVERGAASESAIDEKRREVEAARARAQAIQSRINQRRIVAPFDGVVGLRNLSVGALMQPGTLITTLDDDSVMKLDFSVPSVFLSTLKPGLQIQARARAYPERLFEGTVASVDSRIDPVTRAVLARALIENSNQTLKPGMLMRVTLRKDPRVAIVLPEGALVSQAEKVYVYRVIESDGAQKVERRAVEIGARRKGEAEILSGIEIGDWIVTDGTMKLRPGAMVEVIAEESGSETLSEKLGQAKPKL
- a CDS encoding efflux RND transporter permease subunit, with amino-acid sequence MLISDISVKRPVFASVISLILIAFGLVSFQRLSLREYPDIDPPVVTVEVSYPGAPANIVETRITKLLEERIAGIEGIEYVESSSQDGEASVTIEFAIDRDIDGAANDVRDRISGIQDNLPEEAEPPEVQKVDSNDDVIIWRNLASDRHSIEELTDYAERYLVDRYSTLDGVARIRIGGGLRYAMRVWLDRQELAARGLSVSDVEDALRAENVELPAGSLESDVRLFKARVDRKFKEPEDFGKLVLAEGDDGYLIRLADVARVELGVEENRIMFRGNEVPMVGIGTIKQSTANTIDVARQVKALTAEINKSLPEGMSIEESYDASVFIEEAIHEVYTTLFIAIGCVIVVIYLFLGSVRATLVPAVTVPVSVIATFIVVYSLGFSINLLTLLALVLAIGLVVDDAIVMLENIVRRIQELGEPPLLAAYRGARQVGFAVIATTLVLVAVFVPITFLEGDIGRLFTEFALTIAAAVCFSSLVALTLSPMLASKVLSRQTEPNFLVRGIDATIRFFRTGYLGALRFCLRVPLLVVAVFVGLLALIALVYSKVPQEFAPTEDRGVIFLLVNGPEGATFNYMEEYMTEIEQRMLPFVESGEIRRMLVRSPRSFGNLENFNSGIVIFILEDWAKRRSAFDMINDIRAKLADLPGVRAFPVIRQGLGGGTSKPVQFVLGGSTYEELAAWRDIIMEQVEANNPGLVGLDSDYKETRPQIDLSVNYDRAATLGVTIEQIGRTLETMMGGRNVTTFLQRGEEYDVIVEGERESQRSFADIENIYVRSERTGELIPLSNLVSINEYGAAETLSRYNRVRSITLEANLEDGYTLGEALGYLEGLVREHLPEEAIVDYKGQSREFVQSGSSILFIFVLGIIVVFLVMAAQFESYIHPFVIMLTVPLAIGGGLLGLFLTGGTLNIYSQIGLIMLIGLAAKNGILIVEFANQLRDEGRSFREALIEACETRFRPIAMTGLTTIAGSVPLVLSSGAGAETRSVIGIVTLFGVVAATLFTLFIVPVAYDLIARRTSSPQAVEKELNQLAVDENAMNI